Proteins co-encoded in one Polaromonas vacuolata genomic window:
- a CDS encoding multidrug/biocide efflux PACE transporter, which translates to MILQKSVKERFFQALGFEALALAICAPLGAWLLDYSLAHMGLLTLMVSLVAMFWNMVFNALFDKSQQKLGFKRTIGARVVHAMLFEAGLVAMVVPLAAWWLNISFWEAFILDIAIVLFFLPYTFCFNWVYDFVRAKTMVNRVAV; encoded by the coding sequence GTGATTCTTCAGAAGTCAGTCAAAGAGCGCTTTTTTCAGGCTCTGGGTTTTGAAGCATTGGCCCTTGCTATCTGCGCTCCATTAGGCGCTTGGTTACTTGATTACTCACTTGCCCATATGGGCTTACTCACGTTAATGGTGTCCTTGGTTGCGATGTTTTGGAATATGGTTTTCAACGCCTTGTTTGATAAATCGCAGCAAAAACTAGGTTTTAAGCGCACAATAGGCGCACGCGTTGTTCACGCGATGTTGTTCGAAGCTGGTTTAGTCGCTATGGTTGTGCCACTTGCTGCTTGGTGGCTGAACATTAGTTTTTGGGAAGCTTTCATTCTGGACATTGCAATAGTCTTGTTTTTCTTGCCGTACACCTTTTGCTTTAATTGGGTTTACGACTTTGTCCGTGCTAAAACTATGGTGAACCGTGTAGCTGTGTAG
- a CDS encoding DNA polymerase III subunit delta', translating to MNQRTLAPWLQTQLTSLLSQRGHAWLLSGPSGLGQFDLALALARAHLCEKATPQGACGVCASCHAVDVHTHADLCMLMPEALSLELGWPLDEKTQSDLDSKKRKPSKEIKVDAAREAVSFTQYTRSRGATKVVLVFPSERMNGITANTLLKTLEEPPGAVQFILATEAAHQLLPTIRSRCQTHTMLWPDTAQGLAWLAEISLAQRGDDGPANKKAGKLPTQDDLQTLLAAAGGRPADALAWVLSGQAEQIAQGWQALPKAMAKGDVSALSDLLPSQAVDALQKLCHDVWAVRSGSEPRFFRRQDLPPSDKTGLTSHYALSAWARELSTTARTVEHPYNAGLMLEYLASRAKLALAAS from the coding sequence ATGAATCAGCGCACTTTGGCGCCTTGGCTGCAAACGCAGCTCACGAGTTTGCTCAGTCAACGCGGTCATGCGTGGCTACTCAGTGGTCCATCTGGTCTGGGTCAGTTTGATTTGGCGCTGGCATTGGCACGCGCTCATCTGTGTGAGAAAGCTACGCCGCAAGGCGCTTGCGGGGTTTGCGCCAGCTGCCACGCGGTTGATGTGCACACGCATGCAGATTTATGCATGCTCATGCCCGAGGCTTTGTCCCTAGAGCTGGGTTGGCCACTGGATGAAAAAACCCAGAGCGATCTAGACAGCAAGAAACGTAAACCGAGCAAAGAAATTAAAGTCGATGCAGCGCGTGAAGCGGTCAGTTTTACGCAGTACACGCGGTCCCGCGGTGCGACCAAAGTGGTGTTGGTTTTTCCTTCTGAACGCATGAATGGCATCACCGCCAACACCTTGCTGAAAACCCTAGAAGAGCCGCCAGGCGCAGTGCAATTTATTTTGGCGACAGAAGCGGCGCATCAATTACTGCCGACGATTCGCAGCCGTTGCCAGACTCACACCATGCTGTGGCCAGATACCGCGCAAGGCTTGGCTTGGTTGGCCGAAATCAGTCTGGCTCAGCGCGGTGATGATGGTCCTGCGAACAAAAAAGCCGGCAAACTACCCACACAAGACGATTTGCAAACCTTGCTGGCTGCCGCCGGTGGTAGGCCTGCCGACGCGCTGGCTTGGGTGCTCAGTGGTCAGGCAGAGCAAATCGCTCAAGGCTGGCAGGCACTGCCCAAAGCCATGGCCAAGGGAGACGTATCAGCGCTGTCAGATTTATTACCGTCTCAAGCCGTCGATGCACTACAAAAACTTTGTCATGATGTGTGGGCAGTCAGAAGCGGTTCAGAGCCGAGGTTTTTCCGTCGACAAGACTTGCCGCCTTCAGATAAAACCGGTCTTACCAGTCACTACGCCTTGTCCGCTTGGGCGCGAGAGTTGTCTACAACTGCGCGCACCGTGGAGCACCCTTACAACGCCGGGCTGATGCTGGAGTATTTGGCGAGTCGAGCCAAACTCGCACTCGCAGCCTCCTAA
- a CDS encoding ankyrin repeat domain-containing protein — MKINLTKHMKIIVKTIVSYAFLISFSVHAGFYEDFFKAVKYDDVQRIENLLQLGFDPNTPDPLGQLPIVIALREPSLKVAAVLINSAQIKLNLLNSAGESALMIASLTGDLKLVRIMVAKDADINKTGWTALHYAASKGHLDVISFLLENHAYIDAASPNGTTPLMMASRYGSIESVKLLLDQGADASLKNMQGLTALQFAQTGVRPDAISLLSALKKQTDFVKPAGSW, encoded by the coding sequence ATGAAAATTAATCTTACAAAGCACATGAAGATAATTGTAAAGACAATTGTTTCATATGCATTTTTGATTTCTTTTTCTGTACATGCTGGGTTTTACGAAGATTTTTTCAAAGCAGTCAAATATGACGATGTCCAACGAATTGAAAATCTGTTGCAACTAGGTTTTGATCCCAATACACCTGACCCATTAGGTCAATTGCCAATAGTCATAGCGCTGCGCGAGCCGTCGTTAAAAGTAGCTGCCGTGTTAATTAACTCAGCTCAGATCAAGCTCAATTTACTCAATTCCGCTGGCGAAAGTGCTTTGATGATTGCGTCGCTTACTGGTGACTTAAAACTCGTCCGCATTATGGTTGCTAAAGATGCTGACATTAATAAGACCGGCTGGACCGCACTGCATTACGCGGCGAGCAAGGGACATTTAGACGTAATAAGTTTTTTACTCGAAAACCACGCGTATATTGATGCAGCTTCGCCAAACGGCACCACGCCCTTGATGATGGCCAGTCGGTACGGATCAATCGAGTCGGTCAAACTTTTACTCGACCAAGGTGCAGATGCCTCACTTAAAAACATGCAGGGGTTGACGGCTTTGCAGTTTGCTCAAACGGGTGTGCGTCCAGACGCAATCAGTTTGCTGAGCGCGCTAAAAAAGCAGACAGATTTTGTCAAACCAGCTGGAAGCTGGTGA
- a CDS encoding tyrosine-type recombinase/integrase, whose protein sequence is MSKDLTNHSLSVLQSANLIVPLDKLLIPVSIDGSLGRNRATLRSQLTANDDRSAVLAWLARYADSPATLASYRKESERLMLWSTLQRGLALSDLTHEDLLLYQRFLTDPQPAERWVMAAGQKQGRASSSWRPFAGPLGPSSQRQALSILNAMFSWLVEAGYLAGNPLALSRRKRKLNSPRVIRFLPMEYWEVVKNSIESMPRNSLREQHQAARCRWLFSLLYIGGLRVSEVCDATMGSLFSRRGMDLQERWWLEVTGKGDKTRLVPATSELMAELARYRQANGLSARPTAGDDSPLLRPLIDTGKGMARSAIHEIVKAVFRQSAADLRLRGPDFEAAAAHLEQASTHWMRHTAGSHLSDKADLKVVRDNLGHANISTTSIYLHSEDDARHDATSAVHSVGWTRA, encoded by the coding sequence ATGTCCAAAGATTTAACTAATCACTCCTTATCTGTTCTCCAATCTGCCAATCTCATCGTGCCCTTGGATAAATTACTGATACCGGTCTCAATAGACGGAAGTTTGGGTAGAAATCGGGCCACGCTGCGCTCTCAATTGACGGCAAATGATGACCGTTCAGCCGTTCTTGCTTGGTTGGCTCGTTACGCTGATTCACCGGCCACGCTAGCGAGTTACCGAAAAGAGTCAGAACGTCTGATGTTGTGGTCTACGCTTCAAAGAGGCTTAGCGCTCTCAGACCTCACCCACGAAGATCTGTTGCTATATCAACGCTTTCTTACCGACCCACAGCCGGCCGAGCGCTGGGTTATGGCGGCTGGACAAAAACAGGGCAGGGCATCTTCATCATGGCGGCCATTTGCAGGGCCGCTCGGGCCATCAAGTCAACGCCAAGCTTTGTCCATCCTCAATGCGATGTTTTCTTGGCTGGTAGAAGCCGGTTACTTGGCGGGTAATCCATTGGCTTTAAGCCGGCGCAAACGCAAGTTGAATTCGCCTAGGGTTATCCGCTTTTTGCCTATGGAGTACTGGGAAGTGGTTAAAAACAGCATCGAGTCGATGCCAAGAAACAGCTTGCGCGAGCAGCACCAAGCGGCGCGTTGTCGTTGGCTATTTTCTTTGCTTTATATTGGCGGTTTACGCGTCTCTGAGGTCTGCGATGCGACTATGGGCTCTTTGTTTAGCCGTCGCGGTATGGATTTACAAGAGCGCTGGTGGCTAGAGGTCACCGGTAAAGGGGATAAGACACGGCTTGTTCCCGCCACTAGCGAGCTAATGGCTGAACTTGCTCGTTACCGCCAAGCTAATGGACTGAGTGCGAGACCAACGGCGGGCGATGATTCGCCGCTGCTAAGGCCATTGATTGACACGGGCAAAGGCATGGCTCGCAGCGCGATTCACGAGATAGTCAAAGCGGTGTTCAGGCAAAGCGCCGCCGATTTACGTTTGCGCGGTCCAGACTTTGAAGCGGCTGCCGCACATTTAGAGCAGGCTTCTACTCATTGGATGCGCCATACCGCTGGCAGCCATTTAAGTGACAAAGCCGACCTCAAAGTGGTGCGCGACAATCTGGGCCACGCCAACATCAGCACCACCAGCATCTACCTGCATTCAGAGGACGATGCTAGGCATGACGCTACCTCTGCTGTGCACAGTGTGGGATGGACACGCGCTTAA
- a CDS encoding phospholipase D-like domain-containing protein, whose amino-acid sequence MTHILSGDWITLHGVVVATGLTIYAVGSHTLNQRRHPSAAIAWLIALVLIPYLALPIYLMLSKRKHVKRSIIPRALMLDNYVEKRDDGSEIDEHLPAALGLPSLATFEHMSIHADGQQSLNVLRAMIAQAKQSLDLSTFIFGRDVLGDEIAQLLITRAKQGLKIRLLLDGVGVYMGGWPDIKALKKAGVKVELFVSPYKSALKGRMNLRNHRKLVVVDNHWLWCGGRNIAAQYFVGDPTSSKQAKPWIDLSFDLQGALAAQAQQRFDLDWAFATRQKPIQRAALASILPVSRDQHRGRLVPSGPDQSDDTIYTLLVSSCFTARHRILAVSPYFVPDPPLLMGLALAARRGVRVDLLLPRQSNHRLADIARLYAFRELAAAGANIWLSPHMVHAKAIVIDDKLALAGSANLDSRSLFLNYEIMVAFNDESVVRDFEAWIDLQRTDARIYRPHPPRLPRELLEAMVRWVAFQL is encoded by the coding sequence ATGACTCACATTTTGTCCGGAGACTGGATCACACTGCATGGCGTTGTTGTCGCAACCGGCTTGACCATTTATGCCGTCGGCTCACACACGCTCAATCAGCGCCGCCACCCATCAGCGGCTATCGCTTGGCTAATCGCGTTGGTGTTAATTCCTTATCTCGCCTTGCCGATCTACCTGATGCTGAGTAAACGTAAACACGTTAAACGCTCAATCATCCCCAGAGCGTTAATGCTGGACAACTACGTTGAAAAGCGCGATGACGGGTCTGAAATTGATGAACATTTGCCAGCCGCACTTGGGCTTCCCTCGCTGGCAACTTTTGAGCACATGTCGATTCATGCGGACGGGCAACAATCCTTGAACGTTCTGCGCGCCATGATTGCGCAGGCCAAGCAAAGCCTAGACTTATCGACCTTTATTTTTGGCCGCGATGTGCTGGGTGACGAAATTGCACAGCTTTTAATAACTCGCGCTAAGCAAGGCTTGAAGATAAGACTGCTGTTAGACGGCGTTGGCGTTTACATGGGCGGATGGCCCGACATCAAAGCGCTCAAAAAAGCCGGTGTGAAGGTAGAGCTATTCGTCTCGCCCTATAAATCTGCGCTCAAAGGCCGTATGAACTTGCGCAATCACCGCAAGTTAGTGGTGGTTGATAACCATTGGCTGTGGTGCGGCGGGCGCAATATCGCGGCTCAATATTTTGTTGGCGACCCCACTTCGTCCAAGCAAGCAAAACCTTGGATAGACCTGAGCTTTGACTTGCAAGGCGCATTGGCAGCCCAAGCACAGCAGCGTTTTGATTTGGACTGGGCTTTTGCAACGCGCCAAAAACCAATCCAGCGCGCAGCCCTTGCAAGCATTCTGCCGGTCAGTCGCGATCAACATCGCGGCCGTCTAGTGCCTAGCGGGCCAGACCAGTCAGACGACACTATCTACACCTTGCTGGTATCAAGCTGCTTTACCGCACGCCACCGCATCCTGGCCGTCAGTCCCTACTTTGTGCCGGATCCGCCGTTACTCATGGGTTTAGCTCTAGCGGCTAGGCGCGGCGTTAGAGTTGACTTGCTGTTGCCGCGCCAATCGAATCACAGGCTGGCCGACATCGCCAGGCTTTATGCCTTTCGTGAGCTAGCAGCAGCGGGTGCCAATATCTGGCTCAGTCCGCATATGGTGCATGCAAAAGCTATTGTTATTGATGACAAATTAGCATTAGCTGGATCGGCCAATCTGGATAGCCGTAGTCTGTTTTTAAACTACGAAATCATGGTGGCGTTCAACGACGAAAGCGTGGTCAGAGACTTCGAAGCTTGGATAGATTTGCAGCGCACAGACGCAAGAATTTACCGCCCTCACCCGCCGCGTTTACCGCGTGAGTTGCTCGAAGCCATGGTGCGATGGGTAGCCTTTCAGTTGTAG
- a CDS encoding DNA-binding protein gives MEQLPISDHHLQPEIDGLRSKHPETQDLYREVCVLLFFRYGITPTANKLYQLVKKGSMSAPAEALNRFWENLRDKSRIRIEHPDLPQSLQDAAGEMVGALWQQAQSVSERGYQQLRDDASAASLQAQAKASQAEDLAAITEKRLNAAQSQLQSLAENLVDLKSALARTQGESSALQAQITAGIEQRRELQESHKLNQQSWQAELEQQRRASMVAQENSAADMRRVLLDIDRERLAGARLQKELAQTRSDSSVQSELQRQKFDEVQKQSHAVLLINTELDKKVEQLRAELKEQINKNEKVQLPNTKPVPLNASRVRKLNAARFK, from the coding sequence ATGGAACAGTTACCCATCTCAGATCACCATTTACAGCCTGAAATTGATGGATTGAGGTCTAAACATCCCGAAACTCAGGACTTGTACCGCGAGGTCTGCGTGCTTTTGTTTTTTCGATATGGCATAACGCCCACGGCAAATAAGCTCTATCAGCTTGTCAAAAAAGGCAGCATGAGTGCGCCAGCTGAAGCCTTAAATCGGTTCTGGGAAAATCTCAGGGATAAAAGCCGTATTCGAATCGAGCATCCAGACCTGCCGCAATCGTTACAAGACGCCGCTGGGGAAATGGTGGGTGCGCTTTGGCAGCAGGCTCAAAGCGTGTCTGAGCGGGGTTATCAACAGTTGCGAGATGATGCGTCGGCGGCTAGCTTGCAAGCTCAAGCAAAGGCATCGCAAGCCGAAGATTTAGCGGCAATAACAGAAAAGCGCTTGAATGCTGCGCAAAGCCAGTTGCAGTCGCTTGCAGAAAATCTAGTCGACTTAAAGTCAGCGCTAGCCAGAACTCAAGGCGAATCCAGTGCCCTTCAAGCACAGATTACTGCAGGGATTGAACAGCGCAGAGAGTTGCAGGAGTCACACAAACTCAATCAACAAAGTTGGCAGGCAGAGCTAGAACAGCAGCGCCGAGCCAGCATGGTAGCCCAAGAAAACAGCGCAGCAGACATGCGCCGAGTCCTGTTAGATATAGACCGAGAACGCTTGGCAGGCGCAAGGCTGCAAAAAGAGCTAGCGCAAACACGTAGCGATTCAAGCGTTCAATCAGAGTTGCAACGCCAAAAATTCGACGAGGTTCAAAAGCAGTCTCACGCTGTACTGCTCATTAATACTGAACTTGACAAGAAAGTTGAGCAACTGCGTGCTGAATTAAAAGAACAAATAAATAAGAATGAAAAAGTGCAATTACCCAACACAAAACCGGTCCCGCTCAACGCATCTAGGGTTAGAAAACTCAACGCAGCACGGTTTAAATAA
- a CDS encoding LysR family transcriptional regulator, protein MLYSPEALTAFSEAAALGSFSAAARKLGKSQSSISSAIANLEIDLGLSLFDRRSRKPTLTVHGQLMLEKAQGILAASDLMERAAAELGAGLEARLSVVWTDSYQSNRFGEVLIAFEKAFPDIKFECLIAENGDLVSLVQTGRAQIGVVSAQNAYPPDIGWSRIADESEIALFVAKTHELVSVKAVTHEMLGNYRELRLQTDRDSMISSLPSLHRAWSAPSYMMLMEMALQGFGWAAIPRWMVARFASTSLHEIDARGWPQRVPIDAVWCRQQKLGRAGSWLIREMLAKT, encoded by the coding sequence GTGCTTTATTCACCAGAAGCTTTGACAGCCTTCTCTGAAGCTGCTGCTTTGGGCTCGTTTTCTGCTGCCGCTCGCAAACTAGGTAAAAGCCAATCCAGCATTAGCAGTGCAATTGCAAATCTTGAAATTGATCTGGGTCTGAGTTTGTTTGACCGGCGTAGCCGCAAACCCACCCTCACCGTCCATGGCCAATTAATGTTGGAAAAAGCCCAAGGCATTCTCGCGGCTAGCGATCTGATGGAGCGCGCAGCAGCCGAGCTTGGTGCGGGTCTGGAAGCCAGACTCAGTGTGGTCTGGACAGACAGTTACCAGTCCAACCGCTTTGGCGAAGTCTTGATCGCTTTTGAAAAAGCATTTCCGGATATTAAATTTGAATGCCTGATTGCCGAGAATGGCGACCTGGTATCGCTTGTGCAGACAGGGCGTGCACAGATTGGCGTGGTTTCGGCTCAAAACGCCTATCCACCCGACATCGGCTGGTCAAGAATCGCAGACGAATCTGAAATAGCGCTTTTTGTTGCGAAAACTCATGAATTAGTGAGCGTCAAAGCAGTAACCCATGAGATGTTGGGTAACTACCGTGAATTACGGCTGCAAACCGATAGAGACAGCATGATCAGCTCCCTGCCTTCTCTGCACCGCGCTTGGTCAGCGCCTAGCTACATGATGTTGATGGAAATGGCCTTGCAAGGTTTTGGCTGGGCGGCGATTCCGCGTTGGATGGTGGCTAGGTTTGCGTCTACAAGCTTGCATGAGATAGACGCACGCGGCTGGCCTCAGCGCGTACCTATAGATGCGGTCTGGTGTCGGCAACAAAAACTAGGACGCGCCGGTAGTTGGTTAATCCGAGAAATGCTGGCAAAAACCTAG